A stretch of DNA from Bradyrhizobium algeriense:
GGCATAGGCCATCGCCGCCTCGCGCACCCAGGCACCATCCTCATGCGCCTTCCGCCGCGCCGCGAGGCGATCGCGGTTGCAGGGACCGTTGCCGGCCAGCACCTGCTTGAACTCTTCCCAATCGATCGCGCTGTATTCCCAGTTGCCCGCTTCGTTCTGTTTCATGCCGGGATCTGGAATCGTAAGTCCCAGGAACTGCGCCTGCGGCACGGTCGCATCGACGAATTTCTGGCGCAGCTCGTCGTTGGAGAAGCGCTTGATCTTCCACTTGGTCGAGGTGTCCGAGTGCTGGCTGGCCTGGTCGGGCGGACCGAACATCATCAGCACCGGCCACCACCAGCGGTTCAGCGCGTCCTGCGCCATCGCTTTCTGTTCGTCGGTGCCGCGGCACAGCATCAGCATGATCTCAAAGCCCTGGCGCTGATGGAAGGACTCCTCCTTGCAGACGCGGATCATCGCGCGCGCATAGGGACCATAGGAGCAGCGGCACAGCGGGATCTGGTTCATGATCGCCGCGCCGTCGACCAGCCAGCCGATCGTGCCGATGTCGGCCCAGGTCAGCGTCGGATAGTTGAATATCGAGGAATACTTTGCTTTGCCGGCCAGCATCAGGTCGACCAGTTCTTCGCGTGAAGTGCCGAGCGTTTCGGCGGCGGCGTAGAGATAGAGCCCGTGGCCGCATTCGTCCTGCACCTTGGCGAGCAATGCGGCCTTGCGGCGCAGCGACGGCGCACGGGTGATCCAGTTGCCTTCGGGCAGCATGCCGACGATTTCGGAATGCGCGTGCTGGGAAATCTGCCGCGTCAGCGTCTTGCGGTAGGCCGCCGGCATCCAGTCGTTGGGCTCGATGCGTTCGTCGCTATCGATACGCGCCTGAAACTGCGCGGCCCGCGCGGCGTCCTCAATGTGGCGGTCTTCGCCCTCGGACGAATTGAGCGCCTGCGTATACATGGCGGACCTCCCTGATATCGTTGGGAGGAAATATATAACATAAATTTAGATGCGCAATATATTTCTGTAACATATTTACGGATCGCCGAAACGCCTCGAAAGTTCCGCGACGGGCTTTGGCAAAGGCCCATTTTCGTTGGTCGCATGGCGGTCAAGCCATTGTTCCGACGCGGGAAGTAGCGCGCGATAGATTTCGCCGCAGAGCGCGCGGGCCGCCCTGCCCGGCCAGTCCGCCGGCAGCAACGCCATCGGCAGCAAGGGATCGCGCAGCACGACGCGGCGGTAATGGTGGATCAGGAGAATCCGCGCGGTGAAGGCGTCGGCCTTCGTCAGCCGCTCGCCGCTGACGATCCAGCCGTGCAGCGGCTCGAAGGTTTTCATGAACTTCTGATAGGCGTCGGCGGTGCGATGCAGCGGCCAGCTTTCGCTGAGCAAGCGCCGCCCGCTGTCGTCTTCGGCGGAGACTTCGAGGCGGATGGCGCCCGAGGCTTCCTCCGGCACCGGCACGCCCGAAGGCGCAACCCACACGCCTGGCAGCGGACTGCCGAAACCCGCATTCTTCAGCGCCTCGCGCGAGGCGTCGCGGTCTTCGCCATTGCCGATCAGCAGCAGTTCAAAGCGCCCGGTCCAGTCAGAAGCCGGCGGGCCGTAGATGTGTTTCGTTGCGATATCAAAAGTTTGCCGCCCACTCTGCACCAGACGGTAGAAGCTGTTGCGGCCGACTTTATTGCGTTCGAACCAGCCGTCGGCGGTCAGCCTGGACATCGCGGTGCGCACGACGCTGGCGTCGATGTCGAGCTGTTCGAAGAATTCGAGCAACGTGCCGAGCCAGACCGAGCCGCCGCGCGGCACGATGGCATCGCCGAAGACGGTGATGACGATCGAACCGGTGCGCGACGGTTCTCGCTTCAATTGCTGGATGATGCGGGCAAGCGGTGGCGGCATGCGTCAAGGCATACCGCGTTTTTTGGATTTGCGACAACGGTGGCTGCCTCTCCCTCTCCCCGTTCTTCACGGGGAGAGGGTTGGGGTGAGGGGCTGCCTCCGCAAATTCGATAGACGTGAGTACGCGGAGAGCGCCCCTCACCCGGATCGATCTGACGATGCGATCCGACCTCTCCCCGCAAGAGCGGGGCGAGGTAAGATAACCGCGCCAGTCAGCGATGCGGATCCGGATAAACCACGCTGCGCC
This window harbors:
- the paaA gene encoding 1,2-phenylacetyl-CoA epoxidase subunit PaaA, with the translated sequence MYTQALNSSEGEDRHIEDAARAAQFQARIDSDERIEPNDWMPAAYRKTLTRQISQHAHSEIVGMLPEGNWITRAPSLRRKAALLAKVQDECGHGLYLYAAAETLGTSREELVDLMLAGKAKYSSIFNYPTLTWADIGTIGWLVDGAAIMNQIPLCRCSYGPYARAMIRVCKEESFHQRQGFEIMLMLCRGTDEQKAMAQDALNRWWWPVLMMFGPPDQASQHSDTSTKWKIKRFSNDELRQKFVDATVPQAQFLGLTIPDPGMKQNEAGNWEYSAIDWEEFKQVLAGNGPCNRDRLAARRKAHEDGAWVREAAMAYAEKRRQRAALQAAE
- the paaX gene encoding phenylacetic acid degradation operon negative regulatory protein PaaX, translated to MPPPLARIIQQLKREPSRTGSIVITVFGDAIVPRGGSVWLGTLLEFFEQLDIDASVVRTAMSRLTADGWFERNKVGRNSFYRLVQSGRQTFDIATKHIYGPPASDWTGRFELLLIGNGEDRDASREALKNAGFGSPLPGVWVAPSGVPVPEEASGAIRLEVSAEDDSGRRLLSESWPLHRTADAYQKFMKTFEPLHGWIVSGERLTKADAFTARILLIHHYRRVVLRDPLLPMALLPADWPGRAARALCGEIYRALLPASEQWLDRHATNENGPLPKPVAELSRRFGDP